The Nitrosopumilus cobalaminigenes genome contains a region encoding:
- the dph2 gene encoding diphthamide biosynthesis enzyme Dph2 — MIIVDEARIFKEIEEKNPASVSLNGPDGMLPQIQDMAIKISTKYDIPAYVLADTTWGTCDLNTTGSKILGAEIQFNIGHTINTEALEKNLVLIDAFDDVGFDSVAEQCTDILKGKLVSLVTDSQHLHQMDKVEKILTKNGIKVKIGKGKGQLNDGQVFGCEFYPATELKKEVDAYVFLGQSNFHAAGIALSTNLPTFVLDPYFNEVREVTEFARSLKKKASLAIFKAAEAKSFGIIIGLKEGQLSKVFGLKFKKELEKEGKSVQLFALTDITNERLNNLRGIDAFIQVACPRISTDNQFDKPVLSTPQANALLKVLRKESIGEYLEIPHWL, encoded by the coding sequence TTGATCATAGTAGATGAAGCAAGAATTTTCAAAGAAATTGAAGAAAAGAACCCTGCATCTGTTTCATTAAATGGTCCAGATGGCATGCTACCTCAAATTCAAGATATGGCAATTAAAATTTCGACAAAATATGACATTCCAGCATATGTTTTAGCAGATACTACATGGGGAACTTGTGATTTGAATACAACAGGTTCAAAAATTCTAGGTGCTGAAATTCAATTTAACATTGGACATACAATTAATACAGAAGCACTAGAAAAAAATTTAGTTTTAATTGATGCTTTTGATGATGTTGGATTTGATAGTGTTGCAGAACAATGTACAGATATCTTAAAAGGAAAACTAGTTTCACTTGTCACAGACAGTCAACATTTACACCAAATGGATAAAGTTGAAAAAATTTTAACAAAAAATGGAATTAAAGTAAAAATTGGAAAGGGAAAAGGACAACTAAATGACGGTCAAGTATTTGGTTGTGAATTTTACCCTGCAACAGAATTAAAAAAAGAAGTTGATGCTTATGTATTTTTAGGACAAAGTAATTTTCATGCAGCAGGAATTGCATTATCAACAAATTTGCCTACATTTGTTTTAGATCCTTATTTTAATGAAGTAAGAGAAGTGACAGAATTTGCGCGTTCACTCAAAAAGAAAGCATCTCTAGCAATATTCAAAGCAGCAGAAGCAAAATCATTTGGAATAATTATTGGATTGAAAGAAGGACAATTATCAAAAGTATTTGGATTAAAATTCAAAAAAGAATTAGAAAAAGAGGGAAAATCAGTTCAATTATTTGCACTTACAGACATTACAAATGAAAGATTAAACAATCTTAGAGGGATTGATGCATTTATTCAGGTTGCCTGCCCAAGAATTTCTACAGATAATCAATTTGACAAGCCAGTATTGTCTACTCCACAGGCTAATGCACTTCTAAAAG